A single genomic interval of Myxococcota bacterium harbors:
- a CDS encoding NAD(P)-dependent oxidoreductase: MGWIGLGVMGAPMCGHLQAAGYAATVFTRSETKAEPAVAKGAAWVGSPRAVAAESDVVFTMVGLPRDVREVVLGEDGVLAGLAPGGIVVDMTTSEPALAEEIAAAASARGCAALDAPVSGGDVGAREARLSIMVGGDAAAFAAVEPAFQVMGQTVVHQGAPGAGQHTKAVNQTLVANNMIGVCEALVYAVRAGLDPETVLASVAKGAAGSFLLSGLAPRMIAGDYAPGFYVEHFVKDLGIVLAESARMGIDLPGARLARELYTALAESGHARDGTQALILSLAEGAGVDWPPNPT; the protein is encoded by the coding sequence GTGGGCTGGATCGGCCTGGGGGTGATGGGCGCACCGATGTGTGGGCACCTGCAGGCGGCGGGCTACGCGGCGACGGTGTTCACGCGCTCCGAGACGAAGGCCGAACCCGCCGTCGCCAAGGGTGCCGCGTGGGTCGGATCCCCGCGCGCCGTGGCCGCCGAGAGCGACGTGGTGTTCACGATGGTGGGCCTGCCGCGGGACGTCCGTGAGGTGGTGCTCGGCGAAGACGGCGTGCTGGCCGGGCTGGCACCCGGTGGCATTGTCGTCGACATGACGACGAGCGAGCCCGCGCTGGCGGAAGAGATCGCGGCGGCGGCGAGCGCGCGCGGTTGCGCGGCGCTGGACGCGCCCGTGTCCGGGGGCGATGTCGGCGCCCGCGAGGCGCGCCTCTCGATCATGGTGGGCGGCGACGCCGCGGCCTTCGCCGCCGTGGAGCCCGCCTTCCAGGTGATGGGCCAGACCGTTGTGCACCAGGGCGCGCCGGGCGCGGGTCAACACACGAAGGCAGTCAACCAGACCCTGGTGGCGAACAACATGATCGGCGTCTGCGAGGCGCTGGTGTACGCGGTGCGCGCGGGACTCGATCCCGAGACCGTGCTCGCGTCCGTGGCAAAGGGGGCTGCCGGCAGCTTCCTGCTCTCGGGGCTCGCACCGCGCATGATCGCCGGTGACTATGCGCCGGGTTTCTACGTCGAGCACTTCGTGAAGGACCTGGGCATCGTGCTCGCCGAATCGGCGCGGATGGGCATCGACCTCCCCGGGGCGCGTCTCGCGCGTGAGCTCTACACCGCGCTTGCCGAGAGCGGACACGCGCGCGATGGCACCCAGGCCTTGATCCTCTCGCTCGCGGAAGGCGCCGGAGTCGACTGGCCGCCGAACCCGACGTGA
- a CDS encoding sulfotransferase, producing MSEPIRIPDLDAPQLPFPVRAINRLGRPLAPRLISLDPENLLDTARRKNQLDDFGEDDFRAPFEVLCDALDREAGLHVLGRFSNRSLILQLLTSRLRLAELFRRHPEIAEERIERPIIIAGLPRTGTTHLHNLISQDPSLRSLPYWESLEPFPDPKETATGDAQDPRWVRCGKALDFLHQVMPLFPAMHEMEPDAVHEEIQLLAIAFSTMLFESSCEIPSYVRWYKQSDQRPAYRYLRRCLQALQWLRGPKRWILKSPQHLEQLEPLIEVFPDACVVQTHRDPLRITASLCTMLAYGHRMSAASVDPHRIGRIWSARVEDLLRGSIEGRAAIPDDQVFDVHFREFMKDDVAMVERVLAFAGHPLTEDALSAMQRFMDAHPRGRHGTIRYVLEDLGLDAEERRGALRFYSDHFDVAAE from the coding sequence ATGTCCGAGCCGATCCGCATCCCCGATCTGGATGCGCCGCAGCTGCCGTTCCCCGTCCGGGCGATCAACCGACTGGGGCGTCCGCTGGCGCCGCGCCTGATCTCGCTCGACCCCGAGAACCTGCTCGACACCGCCCGCCGCAAGAATCAGCTCGACGACTTCGGCGAGGACGACTTCCGCGCGCCCTTCGAAGTGCTGTGCGACGCCCTGGACCGCGAGGCGGGCCTCCACGTGCTCGGACGCTTCAGCAACCGGAGCCTGATCCTGCAGCTGCTGACCAGCCGACTGCGGCTGGCCGAGCTCTTCCGGCGCCACCCGGAGATCGCCGAAGAGCGGATCGAGCGCCCGATCATCATCGCGGGCCTCCCGCGGACGGGCACCACCCACCTCCACAACCTGATTTCCCAGGACCCCTCGCTTCGGAGCCTGCCGTACTGGGAGAGCCTCGAGCCCTTCCCCGATCCGAAGGAGACGGCCACCGGCGACGCCCAGGACCCGCGCTGGGTGCGCTGTGGGAAGGCCCTCGACTTCCTGCATCAGGTGATGCCGCTCTTCCCAGCCATGCACGAGATGGAGCCCGACGCGGTCCACGAAGAGATCCAGCTGCTCGCGATCGCGTTCTCGACGATGCTCTTCGAGTCGAGCTGCGAGATCCCGAGCTACGTGCGCTGGTACAAGCAGAGCGATCAGCGTCCCGCCTACCGCTACCTGCGGCGCTGCCTGCAGGCGCTCCAGTGGCTGCGTGGGCCGAAGCGCTGGATCCTGAAGAGCCCCCAGCATCTCGAGCAGCTCGAGCCGTTGATCGAGGTGTTCCCCGACGCGTGCGTCGTCCAGACCCACCGCGACCCCCTGCGCATCACCGCGTCGCTCTGCACGATGCTCGCCTACGGCCACCGCATGAGCGCCGCGTCCGTCGATCCGCACCGGATCGGTCGGATCTGGAGCGCGCGGGTCGAAGACCTGCTGCGTGGATCGATCGAAGGGCGCGCAGCCATCCCCGACGACCAGGTCTTCGACGTCCACTTTCGCGAATTCATGAAGGACGACGTGGCGATGGTCGAACGGGTGCTGGCGTTCGCGGGTCACCCGCTCACCGAGGATGCGCTCTCCGCGATGCAGCGCTTCATGGACGCCCACCCGCGCGGCCGGCACGGCACCATCCGCTACGTCCTCGAAGACCTGGGCCTCGATGCGGAGGAGCGGCGCGGCGCGCTGCGCTTCTACTCGGACCATTTCGACGTGGCTGCCGAGTAG
- a CDS encoding CoA transferase, translating into MANDRPLAGLRVIDLADEKAELSGRLLADFGADVIRVEAASGARSRTIGPFHEGESLHFAYRNAGKRGVVLDLDDASGREQLDALLAGADVLIDSARPDALPARGLEPARLTEQFPRLITLQVTDFGLSGPYRDWVGTDAVLEAMGGLLWKAGVAHKEPLLPPTPLAYDLAGIVGAFAVLLALHHREDTGYGQHIDFPVLQAAAQATDWSFCSASVQMAQGGRPVEVRAGSGPLYTIYACKGGYVRLVILSPRQWRAMWEWLGEPEAFADPFFESFIARLQNADVLMPLYTEHFSTMTMDEVSAEAQRRGIVCTPVLRPEEVLANEHLQSRGTFAANEWAKGIEGPMPSGFQEIDGVRQGPRSRAPEPGEHQEAVFADLPSPQPAPSEPRPAPSLPLSGLRVLDFGIGGVGVEGCRMLADYGADVIKVETETYPDFIRVVLSTPISPSFASSSRTKRGFGVNLKKPEGLALVHKLIEDADVIIENSKTGAMDEMGVGYAKVKELNPRCVMISSQLLGSHGAWKDWIGYGPSTQPIGGMVHLWNYDDQEDPAGSTAIFPDHLAGRVVAINALASLWARRTTGVGAHSEVAQVETVVGVLGDLLGKAALEPGSVGPRGNKTDRGAPWGVFPCAGDQQWCVISVRDDADWAAFARAIGNPDWAQDAGFATAAGRLAERDALHDHVRTWTAERTKQEVAETLQAAGVPAGPMFTGADQVEDAHLLERGFVRWIDQQVIGRMAFEGPAFAASGISEIQEFQAPLSGEHTREICRELGVDDAEVERLLALGALEEPKPA; encoded by the coding sequence ATGGCCAACGATCGCCCGCTCGCCGGGCTGCGTGTCATCGATCTTGCCGACGAGAAGGCCGAGCTCAGCGGCCGTCTGCTCGCCGACTTCGGCGCCGACGTGATCCGCGTCGAGGCCGCGAGCGGTGCGCGCTCGCGAACCATCGGTCCCTTCCACGAAGGCGAGAGCCTCCACTTCGCCTACCGCAACGCGGGCAAACGCGGCGTCGTGCTCGACCTGGACGATGCGTCCGGACGCGAGCAGCTCGACGCGCTCCTCGCGGGTGCCGATGTCTTGATCGACTCCGCGCGGCCCGACGCCCTCCCCGCTCGCGGGCTCGAGCCCGCACGCCTCACCGAGCAGTTCCCCCGCCTCATCACCCTGCAGGTGACGGACTTCGGGTTGAGCGGCCCCTACCGCGATTGGGTCGGCACCGACGCCGTCCTCGAAGCGATGGGCGGCCTGCTCTGGAAGGCCGGCGTCGCCCACAAGGAGCCGCTGCTCCCGCCCACGCCCCTCGCGTACGACCTCGCGGGCATCGTCGGTGCGTTCGCGGTGCTGCTCGCGCTCCACCACCGTGAAGACACGGGCTACGGCCAGCACATCGACTTCCCCGTGCTCCAGGCCGCGGCCCAGGCAACCGACTGGTCGTTCTGCAGCGCCTCGGTACAGATGGCCCAGGGTGGCCGGCCTGTCGAGGTCCGCGCGGGCTCCGGACCGCTCTACACGATCTACGCCTGCAAGGGCGGCTACGTGCGGCTGGTGATCCTCTCCCCGCGTCAGTGGCGCGCCATGTGGGAGTGGCTCGGAGAGCCCGAGGCCTTCGCGGATCCCTTCTTCGAGAGCTTCATCGCCCGACTCCAGAACGCCGATGTCTTGATGCCGCTCTACACCGAGCACTTCTCGACGATGACGATGGACGAGGTGTCGGCCGAGGCCCAGCGCCGCGGCATCGTCTGCACGCCCGTCCTGCGTCCCGAAGAGGTGCTCGCAAACGAGCACCTCCAGTCGCGCGGCACCTTCGCCGCGAACGAGTGGGCGAAGGGCATCGAGGGGCCGATGCCGAGCGGCTTCCAGGAGATCGACGGCGTCCGTCAGGGTCCGCGCAGTCGTGCGCCCGAGCCCGGCGAGCACCAGGAGGCCGTCTTCGCCGATCTCCCCTCCCCCCAGCCCGCCCCGTCCGAGCCGCGGCCGGCGCCGAGCCTGCCGCTATCGGGCCTGCGCGTGCTCGACTTCGGGATCGGCGGCGTCGGCGTCGAAGGCTGCCGGATGCTGGCCGACTACGGCGCCGACGTCATCAAGGTCGAGACCGAGACCTACCCGGACTTCATCCGCGTCGTGCTCAGCACGCCGATCTCGCCGTCCTTCGCGTCGTCCTCGCGGACGAAGCGCGGCTTCGGCGTGAACCTGAAGAAGCCCGAGGGCCTCGCCCTGGTGCACAAGCTCATCGAAGACGCCGACGTCATCATCGAGAACTCGAAGACCGGCGCGATGGACGAGATGGGCGTCGGCTACGCGAAGGTGAAGGAGCTGAACCCGCGCTGCGTGATGATCAGCAGCCAGCTGCTCGGCTCCCACGGCGCGTGGAAGGATTGGATCGGCTACGGCCCGAGCACCCAGCCGATCGGCGGCATGGTCCATCTCTGGAACTACGATGACCAGGAAGACCCCGCCGGCTCCACCGCCATCTTCCCGGACCACCTCGCGGGCCGCGTGGTGGCGATCAACGCGCTCGCCAGCCTGTGGGCACGCCGCACCACCGGCGTGGGCGCCCACTCGGAGGTCGCCCAGGTCGAGACCGTCGTCGGCGTGCTGGGCGATCTGCTCGGGAAGGCGGCCCTCGAGCCGGGCTCGGTCGGGCCGCGCGGCAACAAGACCGATCGGGGCGCGCCCTGGGGTGTCTTCCCCTGCGCCGGCGACCAGCAGTGGTGCGTGATCAGCGTGCGGGACGACGCGGACTGGGCTGCGTTTGCGCGGGCGATCGGCAATCCGGACTGGGCCCAGGATGCCGGCTTCGCCACGGCCGCAGGTCGTCTCGCCGAGCGCGACGCCCTCCACGACCACGTGCGGACCTGGACCGCGGAGCGCACGAAGCAGGAGGTCGCCGAGACGCTCCAGGCCGCGGGTGTTCCGGCGGGACCGATGTTCACCGGAGCCGATCAGGTCGAGGACGCCCACTTGTTGGAGCGCGGCTTCGTGCGCTGGATCGATCAACAGGTCATCGGCCGCATGGCCTTCGAGGGTCCGGCGTTCGCGGCCTCGGGGATCTCGGAGATCCAGGAGTTCCAGGCACCGCTCTCTGGCGAACACACTCGCGAGATCTGTCGGGAGCTCGGGGTGGACGACGCCGAGGTCGAGCGGCTGCTCGCGCTGGGCGCCCTCGAGGAACCGAAGCCGGCCTGA